The following proteins come from a genomic window of Alnus glutinosa chromosome 10, dhAlnGlut1.1, whole genome shotgun sequence:
- the LOC133880290 gene encoding rust resistance kinase Lr10-like isoform X1 produces MCNETRCGGHGPPIRFPFRLNTQADHCGYPGFNLSCTDTNDTVLELPVSVKLLVKEINYTSQVIQLYDPQHCLPRPQLQRLNLSNSSPFQFKLNSSDYLYDYALFNCSPRSENKHQYLIYCLSGSTYRVYPATEINASLISCTKMYNLYQIPVALIAVDQDKFVQLSWSTPDCKRCELKGKKCEKSNSSRSGTRCIPTHTKGAVSKLEISGVILGPFLILLSIFALYRFYTYDKVEKEHQAKIEKFLEDYRNFRPTRYSYADVKRITNQFAEKLGEGAYGTVFKGKLSNEIYVAVKILKTSMGNGEEFINEVGTMAKIHHVNVVRLVGFCADGFRRAVVYEFLPNDSLDKFISSTTANNLIHNWDKLQDIAFGVAKGIEYLHQGCDQRILHFDIKPHNVLLDQNFNPKISDFGLAKLCSKDQSAVSMTTARGTMGYIAPEVFSRNFGNVSAKADVYSFGILLLEIVGGKKNVDVAIENTDQVYFPEWIYNLLEQKEDIRIFVEDDGDAKIAKKLAIVGLWCIQWHPMDRPSIKNVVQMLEGEGDKLTMPPNPFASACLIKTRENMATKRLNNELEVIPESE; encoded by the exons ATGTGTAATGAAACCCGTTGTGGAGGTCATGGCCCACCCATCCGATTTCCCTTCCGACTTAACACCCAGGCAGATCACTGTGGGTATCCTGGGTTTAATCTCTCCTGCACTGACACAAATGATACAGTGCTCGAGCTGCCCGTTTCAGTGAAGCTCCTTGTCAAAGAGATTAACTACACATCTCAAGTAATTCAATTATATGATCCACAACATTGCTTACCAAGGCCGCAGCTTCAGCGGCTCAATTTGTCCAATTCCTCTCCTTTCCAATTCAAACTAAATTCCTCTGATTACCTTTACGACTATGCCTTATTTAATTGTTCCCCAAGATCAGAAAACAAACATCAATATCTCATCTATTGTCTTAGTGGTTCTACCTACCGAGTTTACCCTGCGACTGAGATCAATGCGTCCCTCATATCTTGTACAAAGATGTATAATCTTTATCAAATTCCAGTTGCTTTAATAGCAGTGGATCAAGATAAATTTGTTCAATTGAGTTGGTCCACTCCAGATTGCAAACGCTGTGAATTGAAAGGCAAGAAATGTGAGAAGAGTAATAGCAGTCGATCTGGAACTCGGTGCATCCCTACACATACTAAAG GTGCAGTATCAAAGTTAGAGATTTCCG GTGTCATCTTAGGTCCATTTCTGATACTGCTCTCTATCTTTGCTCTCTACCGTTTCTATACTTAtgataaagttgaaaaagaacaTCAAGCAAAGATCGAAAAGTTTTTGGAGGATTACAGAAATTTTAGACCCACGAGATACTCGTATGCTGATGTTAAAAggattacaaatcaatttgctGAAAAGTTAGGTGAAGGAGCATATGGAACAGTGTTCAAAGGAAAGCTTTCCAATGAAATTTATGTTGCAGTGAAGATCTTGAAGACATCAATGGGAAATGGGGAAGAATTCATAAATGAAGTAGGAACAATGGCTAAGATCCATCATGTTAACGTGGTTCGCTTGGTTGGCTTTTGTGCTGATGGATTTAGAAGAGCCGTAGTTTATGAGTTCTTACCAAATGATTCACTAGACAAGTTTATATCTTCAACGACCGCCAATAACCTTATTCATAATTGGGATAAGCTGCAAGATATTGCTTTCGGCGTAGCAAAAGGAATCGAATATCTTCATCAAGGATGCGACCAACGAATCCTCCATTTTGACATCAAACCTCACAATGTTTTGTTAGACCAGAACtttaatccaaaaatttctgattttggtcTTGCCAAGTTGTGTTCTAAGGATCAAAGTGCAGTTTCTATGACCACAGCTAGGGGGACTATGGGTTATATTGCACCTGAAGTGttctctagaaattttggaaatGTGTCTGCAAAAGCtgatgtttatagctttggaATATTGTTACTTGAAATTGTTGGAGGTAAGAAAAATGTTGATGTTGCAATTGAGAACACTGACCAAGTCTACTTTCCAGAATGGATCTACAATCTCTTGGAACAAAAAGAAGACATAAGAATCTTTGTTGAGGATGATGGAGATgctaaaattgcaaagaaacttGCAATTGTAGGACTCTGGTGCATCCAATGGCACCCAATGGATCGTCCTTCAATTAAAAATGTGGTTCAAATGttagaaggagaaggagatAAATTAACGATGCCTCCTAATCCCTTTGCCTCTGCATGCCTCataaaaactagagaaaatatGGCTACAAAACGTCTAAACAATGAATTGGAAGTGATTCCTGAATCAGAATAA
- the LOC133880290 gene encoding rust resistance kinase Lr10-like isoform X2 gives MCNETRCGGHGPPIRFPFRLNTQADHCGYPGFNLSCTDTNDTVLELPVSVKLLVKEINYTSQVIQLYDPQHCLPRPQLQRLNLSNSSPFQFKLNSSDYLYDYALFNCSPRSENKHQYLIYCLSGSTYRVYPATEINASLISCTKMYNLYQIPVALIAVDQDKFVQLSWSTPDCKRCELKGKKCEKSNSSRSGTRCIPTHTKVSKLEISGVILGPFLILLSIFALYRFYTYDKVEKEHQAKIEKFLEDYRNFRPTRYSYADVKRITNQFAEKLGEGAYGTVFKGKLSNEIYVAVKILKTSMGNGEEFINEVGTMAKIHHVNVVRLVGFCADGFRRAVVYEFLPNDSLDKFISSTTANNLIHNWDKLQDIAFGVAKGIEYLHQGCDQRILHFDIKPHNVLLDQNFNPKISDFGLAKLCSKDQSAVSMTTARGTMGYIAPEVFSRNFGNVSAKADVYSFGILLLEIVGGKKNVDVAIENTDQVYFPEWIYNLLEQKEDIRIFVEDDGDAKIAKKLAIVGLWCIQWHPMDRPSIKNVVQMLEGEGDKLTMPPNPFASACLIKTRENMATKRLNNELEVIPESE, from the exons ATGTGTAATGAAACCCGTTGTGGAGGTCATGGCCCACCCATCCGATTTCCCTTCCGACTTAACACCCAGGCAGATCACTGTGGGTATCCTGGGTTTAATCTCTCCTGCACTGACACAAATGATACAGTGCTCGAGCTGCCCGTTTCAGTGAAGCTCCTTGTCAAAGAGATTAACTACACATCTCAAGTAATTCAATTATATGATCCACAACATTGCTTACCAAGGCCGCAGCTTCAGCGGCTCAATTTGTCCAATTCCTCTCCTTTCCAATTCAAACTAAATTCCTCTGATTACCTTTACGACTATGCCTTATTTAATTGTTCCCCAAGATCAGAAAACAAACATCAATATCTCATCTATTGTCTTAGTGGTTCTACCTACCGAGTTTACCCTGCGACTGAGATCAATGCGTCCCTCATATCTTGTACAAAGATGTATAATCTTTATCAAATTCCAGTTGCTTTAATAGCAGTGGATCAAGATAAATTTGTTCAATTGAGTTGGTCCACTCCAGATTGCAAACGCTGTGAATTGAAAGGCAAGAAATGTGAGAAGAGTAATAGCAGTCGATCTGGAACTCGGTGCATCCCTACACATACTAAAG TATCAAAGTTAGAGATTTCCG GTGTCATCTTAGGTCCATTTCTGATACTGCTCTCTATCTTTGCTCTCTACCGTTTCTATACTTAtgataaagttgaaaaagaacaTCAAGCAAAGATCGAAAAGTTTTTGGAGGATTACAGAAATTTTAGACCCACGAGATACTCGTATGCTGATGTTAAAAggattacaaatcaatttgctGAAAAGTTAGGTGAAGGAGCATATGGAACAGTGTTCAAAGGAAAGCTTTCCAATGAAATTTATGTTGCAGTGAAGATCTTGAAGACATCAATGGGAAATGGGGAAGAATTCATAAATGAAGTAGGAACAATGGCTAAGATCCATCATGTTAACGTGGTTCGCTTGGTTGGCTTTTGTGCTGATGGATTTAGAAGAGCCGTAGTTTATGAGTTCTTACCAAATGATTCACTAGACAAGTTTATATCTTCAACGACCGCCAATAACCTTATTCATAATTGGGATAAGCTGCAAGATATTGCTTTCGGCGTAGCAAAAGGAATCGAATATCTTCATCAAGGATGCGACCAACGAATCCTCCATTTTGACATCAAACCTCACAATGTTTTGTTAGACCAGAACtttaatccaaaaatttctgattttggtcTTGCCAAGTTGTGTTCTAAGGATCAAAGTGCAGTTTCTATGACCACAGCTAGGGGGACTATGGGTTATATTGCACCTGAAGTGttctctagaaattttggaaatGTGTCTGCAAAAGCtgatgtttatagctttggaATATTGTTACTTGAAATTGTTGGAGGTAAGAAAAATGTTGATGTTGCAATTGAGAACACTGACCAAGTCTACTTTCCAGAATGGATCTACAATCTCTTGGAACAAAAAGAAGACATAAGAATCTTTGTTGAGGATGATGGAGATgctaaaattgcaaagaaacttGCAATTGTAGGACTCTGGTGCATCCAATGGCACCCAATGGATCGTCCTTCAATTAAAAATGTGGTTCAAATGttagaaggagaaggagatAAATTAACGATGCCTCCTAATCCCTTTGCCTCTGCATGCCTCataaaaactagagaaaatatGGCTACAAAACGTCTAAACAATGAATTGGAAGTGATTCCTGAATCAGAATAA